One genomic window of Nicotiana sylvestris chromosome 10, ASM39365v2, whole genome shotgun sequence includes the following:
- the LOC104222813 gene encoding uncharacterized protein, translating into MELWKSQYYYILNYIVLLNSVLILLSSVSAQVSLPSKQDGFWYENRVTKTDSILIEAFFDPVCPDSRDSWPPLKLALNHYGSHVSLVVHPFPLPYHDNAFISSRALHIINELNTSATYRLLESFFGQQEKFYGKATFNMSKASVVDKITKFTSNAVGNSNYAAIKAGFTDPKTDQATRISFKYGCVKGVYGTPFFFVNGFPLPDAGSPLDYKAWRNILDPLVSPAGQLEG; encoded by the exons ATGGAGCTCTGGAAAAGCCAGTATTACTATATTCTAAACTATATTGTTCTGCTTAATTCTGTTTTAATATTATTAAGTTCAGTGAGTGCTCAGGTTTCACTTCCGTCCAAGCAAGATGGATTCTGGTACGAGAACAGAGTAACCAAAACAGATTCAATATTGATAGAGGCTTTCTTTGATCCAGTGTGCCCTGACAGTAGAGATTCATGGCCCCCTCTCAAGCTAGCTCTCAATCACTATGGTTCTCACGTCTCTCTCGTTGTCCATCCTTTTCCTTTACC ATACCATGACAATGCATTTATTAGCTCGCGAGCGTTGCACATTATCAATGAGTTGAATACTTCTGCCACATACAGATTACTGGAGTCTTTCTTTGGTCAACAG GAAAAGTTTTATGGCAAAGCAACTTTCAACATGTCCAAAGCATCTGTGGTAGATAAAATCACAAAGTTTACGTCCAATGCAGTCGGGAATTCGAATTATGCTGCTATAAAAGCTGGATTTACTGACCCGAAAACTGATCAAGCAACAAGAATTTCCTTCAAG TATGGTTGTGTGAAAGGCGTATACGGGACACCATTTTTCTTTGTGAATGGGTTTCCACTGCCTGATGCTGGCTCACCACTGGATTACAAAGCATGGAGAAATATCCTTGACCCATTGGTTTCACCAGCAGGACAACTGGAGGGCTGA